From the genome of Deltaproteobacteria bacterium, one region includes:
- a CDS encoding bifunctional folylpolyglutamate synthase/dihydrofolate synthase translates to MAVDAYVATLAWLYRLEARHGIDLKLERVRRAAAVLGHPEGAAPTFHVAGTNGKGSTAAMLAAMLTAGGVRVGLYTSPHLVSFRERILIAGMPITEAAVVDGVAKIRGTLGRAMDLTCFEVSTLLAWGAFRAAAVDVVVLEVGLGGRLDATNLATPEVAVVTNVGFDHEAWLGDTLPAIAREKAGIVKAGVPVVSGARGVAGDVVAARAREVGSPLEVLGRDFALEPDADGTLAYRSARGVISPVTLGLAGAHQRRNAALAVRALELVPRLTPSVAAIRAGLADVRWPGRLQVVCREPLVLLDGAHNAAGVEALAEDVRVRAAGRRVRVLFGVMRDKGWQTMLRGLAEVTSEIVVTRPRQPRSASPADVAGAAPCPVRVVDDPVAAYRELLATSAPDDVVVVAGSLFLIGDLLPVIDPSLAVAAERERAAAALAGRC, encoded by the coding sequence ATGGCGGTCGACGCGTACGTCGCCACGCTGGCGTGGCTCTATCGCCTCGAGGCGCGCCACGGCATCGACCTCAAGCTCGAGCGGGTCCGGCGCGCCGCCGCCGTGCTCGGCCATCCCGAGGGCGCGGCCCCCACATTCCACGTCGCCGGCACGAACGGGAAGGGCTCCACCGCCGCGATGCTCGCCGCGATGCTCACCGCGGGCGGGGTGCGCGTCGGGCTCTACACGTCGCCGCACCTCGTCTCGTTTCGCGAACGCATCCTGATCGCGGGCATGCCGATCACGGAGGCGGCCGTCGTCGACGGTGTCGCGAAGATCCGCGGCACCCTCGGTCGGGCGATGGACCTCACGTGCTTCGAAGTTTCGACGCTGCTCGCGTGGGGGGCGTTCCGGGCCGCGGCCGTGGATGTCGTCGTGCTCGAGGTCGGGCTCGGCGGTCGGCTCGACGCGACGAACCTGGCGACACCGGAGGTGGCGGTGGTGACGAACGTCGGGTTCGATCACGAAGCCTGGCTCGGTGATACGCTCCCGGCGATCGCGCGGGAGAAGGCGGGGATCGTGAAGGCGGGTGTGCCGGTGGTGTCCGGCGCGAGGGGCGTTGCGGGCGACGTCGTGGCGGCGCGCGCGCGGGAGGTCGGGAGCCCGCTCGAGGTGCTCGGCCGCGACTTCGCGCTCGAGCCCGATGCCGACGGAACGCTCGCGTATCGTTCGGCTCGCGGGGTGATCTCGCCGGTGACGCTCGGCCTCGCCGGTGCCCATCAGCGGCGGAACGCCGCGCTCGCGGTCCGCGCCCTCGAGCTCGTGCCGCGCCTCACGCCGTCCGTCGCGGCGATTCGTGCCGGGCTCGCCGACGTCCGCTGGCCCGGGCGCCTTCAGGTAGTGTGCCGCGAACCCCTTGTGCTATTGGATGGCGCCCACAATGCGGCGGGTGTCGAGGCGCTGGCGGAGGACGTGCGCGTTCGTGCCGCCGGGCGCCGTGTGCGGGTACTGTTCGGCGTGATGCGTGACAAAGGGTGGCAGACCATGCTGCGGGGGCTCGCCGAGGTGACGTCCGAGATCGTCGTCACGCGCCCGCGCCAACCGCGGAGCGCCTCGCCCGCCGACGTCGCGGGTGCGGCTCCGTGCCCCGTGCGCGTCGTCGACGATCCCGTGGCGGCGTATCGCGAGCTCCTCGCCACGAGCGCCCCGGACGACGTCGTGGTCGTGGCCGGCTCGCTCTTCCTCATCGGCGATCTCCTGCCCGTGATCGATCCGTCGCTCGCCGTGGCGGCGGAGCGTGAGCGTGCCGCGGCCGCGCTCGCCGGGCGATGCTGA